A stretch of Myxococcus hansupus DNA encodes these proteins:
- a CDS encoding protein kinase domain-containing protein: MSGNRLPLAPEARSLGKYEVLCRLSTGGMAEIFLASQRGLAGFHKLVVLKQILPDIRGEEEFVRMFLDEAKVTAAFNHPHIAQVYDLDIADGELFLSMEFVPGATLVEVARACRQAQTPIPMGYSLMAVRDTAVALHYAHTFTDPLGRPSPVIHRDVAEKNIMVTYEGVTKLLDFGIAKSLARASRTAVGMVKGTSGYMSPEQIMGEQLDARSDLFSLGVVLHECLTGMRLFYAKQADAMMNAVLRCEVTPPSRTNKHVPPELDAIVMRALSKRREDRYASTLEFARAIERAVGPLIWHPEQSSELMLRLFSDRRDQTRQLLASGQDETGDTTGVVKLARVMAMGGLEASELPTGAVTVTPPKHPVPPKALTPPPPPSPRRTSTTTLPASEPMFRSPVLKAPPGKKLTGRPPPPPLEALPPPPPESGVQNARTVPGLPAIPPEHTVRAQLPSSLRDAVPPPPPSGEPAPRQGSRGVTTDGGAGAAKQAQGRVGKTAEPPPPPDEARSSRGGRAQDAAASDDAARSSRGGRAQDAAASDDAARSSRSGRAQDAAASDDAARSARGGRAQDTAASDDAARSARGGRTQDSATTDDAARSARGARAQDPAELEDTARSSRAGRAANADDMADEETTRPGSLRSMAPIPSDDAPRARASRTPNPSPAVDEAPRAEPRSRSTRTQDGLRAAGLPPETSAPRAQEEAPRARSSRTQDGLRAAVASPQPAERDLQTAMIRMPVMPADRGDDTAPLTPTARRGPQSRRRQSPSSAEPATQPVRVHDTPDMEDEESTLLNRGASAPRARQREAQPPPPRRSRAWMAVAGVVGVLALGAALVMLGRDGGIVSSRLKPQPTPMAATKGQTGGSAKTKAVAPSDSAKTDTAAASNTPEAPPAQDADPSTTAPTGPNEVELGTLTDVALAPTDGTPESSDDEDTPTREPRTFKRVRGGSAAQREKVAAAPQRKARTGKDAASVTAAQSESAPMGEPGFLTLVTEPKAQVFFGGKDLGKTPLLKVKLPAGQHTLKLVDATDTAHQVPVDIKPGETTSVRGPLSLLSDP; this comes from the coding sequence ATGAGTGGGAACAGGCTGCCGCTCGCGCCGGAAGCGCGCTCGCTGGGCAAGTACGAGGTGCTGTGCCGCCTGTCGACGGGCGGGATGGCGGAGATTTTCCTCGCGTCCCAACGGGGCCTGGCGGGTTTCCACAAGTTGGTGGTGCTGAAGCAGATTCTCCCCGACATCCGCGGCGAGGAGGAGTTCGTCCGGATGTTCCTGGACGAGGCCAAGGTGACGGCCGCGTTCAACCACCCGCACATCGCCCAGGTGTACGACCTGGACATCGCGGACGGAGAGCTCTTCCTCTCCATGGAGTTCGTCCCGGGCGCCACGCTGGTGGAGGTGGCTCGCGCGTGCCGGCAGGCCCAGACGCCCATCCCCATGGGTTACAGCCTGATGGCGGTGCGCGACACCGCCGTGGCGCTCCACTACGCGCACACCTTCACGGATCCGCTGGGCCGCCCCTCGCCCGTCATCCACCGGGACGTGGCCGAGAAGAACATCATGGTGACGTACGAGGGCGTCACCAAGCTGCTCGACTTCGGCATCGCCAAGAGCCTGGCCCGCGCCAGCCGCACCGCCGTGGGCATGGTGAAGGGCACCAGCGGCTACATGTCGCCCGAGCAGATCATGGGCGAGCAATTGGACGCCCGCAGCGACCTGTTCAGCCTGGGTGTGGTGCTGCACGAGTGCCTCACCGGCATGCGGCTCTTCTACGCCAAGCAAGCCGACGCGATGATGAACGCCGTGTTGCGCTGCGAGGTGACGCCCCCCTCGCGCACCAACAAGCACGTGCCGCCCGAGCTGGACGCCATCGTCATGCGCGCGCTGTCCAAGCGCCGTGAGGACCGATACGCGTCCACGCTGGAGTTCGCCCGCGCCATCGAGCGCGCCGTGGGACCGCTCATCTGGCACCCCGAGCAGAGCAGTGAGCTGATGCTCCGCCTGTTCTCCGACCGGAGAGATCAGACGCGGCAGCTCCTGGCGAGCGGGCAAGACGAGACGGGAGACACCACGGGCGTGGTGAAGCTGGCCCGGGTCATGGCCATGGGTGGGCTCGAGGCCTCCGAGCTGCCCACGGGGGCCGTCACGGTGACACCCCCGAAGCATCCCGTGCCCCCGAAGGCACTGACGCCGCCGCCTCCTCCTTCGCCTCGGCGCACCTCCACCACGACCTTGCCCGCGTCGGAACCGATGTTCCGCAGCCCCGTGCTGAAGGCGCCTCCCGGCAAGAAGCTGACGGGCCGTCCCCCACCGCCGCCTCTTGAGGCCCTGCCTCCGCCTCCTCCTGAGTCCGGGGTCCAGAACGCTCGCACGGTGCCGGGGTTGCCGGCGATTCCTCCGGAACACACCGTCCGCGCGCAGTTGCCGAGCTCCCTCCGGGACGCGGTGCCTCCGCCGCCCCCTTCGGGTGAACCGGCGCCCAGACAGGGCTCGCGCGGTGTCACGACGGACGGCGGGGCTGGCGCCGCCAAGCAGGCCCAGGGGCGCGTGGGGAAGACCGCGGAGCCACCGCCTCCGCCTGATGAGGCCCGGTCCTCGCGAGGGGGGCGCGCGCAGGACGCAGCCGCCTCGGACGATGCAGCTCGGTCCTCGCGGGGTGGTCGCGCGCAGGACGCAGCCGCCTCGGATGACGCAGCCCGGTCCTCGCGAAGTGGTCGCGCGCAGGACGCTGCCGCCTCGGACGATGCAGCTCGGTCCGCTCGCGGTGGTCGCGCGCAGGACACAGCCGCCTCGGACGATGCAGCCCGATCCGCGCGAGGTGGTCGCACTCAGGACTCAGCCACCACGGACGATGCAGCCCGCTCCGCTCGCGGTGCTCGCGCGCAGGATCCGGCCGAACTGGAAGACACAGCCCGGTCCTCGCGAGCAGGCCGTGCCGCGAATGCCGACGACATGGCGGACGAGGAGACCACTCGGCCTGGCTCCTTGCGTTCGATGGCGCCCATCCCCTCGGACGACGCGCCACGGGCTCGCGCATCGCGGACACCGAACCCGTCGCCCGCCGTGGACGAAGCCCCTCGCGCCGAGCCCCGGTCCCGCTCCACACGGACCCAAGATGGTCTGCGCGCCGCGGGACTCCCTCCCGAGACGTCCGCGCCTCGCGCACAGGAAGAAGCCCCTCGCGCCCGCTCCTCGCGGACCCAAGACGGCCTGCGCGCCGCGGTTGCTTCGCCGCAACCCGCCGAGCGCGACCTCCAGACGGCCATGATCCGCATGCCGGTGATGCCGGCCGATCGCGGTGACGACACCGCCCCCCTGACACCTACCGCCCGGCGTGGCCCCCAGTCCCGCCGCCGGCAGAGTCCGTCGTCGGCCGAGCCCGCCACCCAACCCGTCCGTGTCCACGACACGCCAGACATGGAGGACGAAGAGTCCACCCTGCTCAACCGAGGTGCCTCTGCCCCTCGCGCGCGCCAGCGAGAAGCCCAGCCGCCGCCCCCCCGACGCAGCCGTGCATGGATGGCGGTCGCGGGCGTGGTGGGTGTGCTGGCACTTGGGGCCGCGCTCGTGATGCTGGGACGGGACGGCGGCATCGTGTCCTCCCGGCTCAAGCCCCAGCCCACCCCGATGGCGGCGACGAAGGGACAAACGGGCGGCTCGGCCAAGACGAAGGCGGTGGCCCCGTCGGACTCCGCCAAGACGGACACCGCGGCGGCATCGAACACCCCGGAGGCGCCCCCCGCGCAGGACGCGGACCCGAGCACCACGGCGCCGACCGGGCCGAACGAAGTGGAGCTGGGCACCCTGACGGACGTGGCCCTGGCCCCAACCGATGGCACGCCGGAGTCCTCCGACGACGAGGACACCCCCACCCGGGAGCCCCGAACCTTCAAGCGCGTCCGCGGTGGAAGCGCGGCCCAACGTGAAAAGGTGGCCGCTGCCCCGCAGCGCAAAGCCCGCACCGGGAAGGACGCCGCCTCGGTCACCGCTGCCCAGTCAGAGAGCGCGCCCATGGGCGAGCCCGGCTTCCTCACCCTGGTCACCGAGCCCAAGGCCCAGGTGTTCTTCGGCGGCAAGGACCTGGGCAAGACGCCCCTTCTCAAGGTGAAGCTGCCCGCCGGTCAGCACACCCTGAAGTTGGTGGACGCCACGGACACGGCGCACCAGGTGCCCGTGGACATCAAACCCGGTGAGACGACCTCCGTCCGCGGCCCGTTGAGCCTGCTGTCGGACCCCTGA
- a CDS encoding head GIN domain-containing protein — translation MSPARVSILSSFLLFAACAHAQEPKDSASASAQQRGGQSIEVADFDEVSVSHGIKAEVKVGPKSVRLEGPAELVSRIQLEVDDGELHTRVDKSAFNKFRGGSVRLYISSPRIEGIHASGGSRVDAEASRTDKFEVEASGGSIVKVRGVDARQVEAEASGGSDVTLSGQATDLDVEVSGGSTLRALDVKGVKTLDAEASGGSRVEADATERISGEASGGSTLQLVSRPSRNEVTSSGGSRILYKD, via the coding sequence ATGTCCCCCGCCCGCGTCTCAATCCTTTCGTCGTTCCTCCTGTTCGCCGCCTGTGCCCACGCGCAAGAGCCGAAGGACAGCGCGTCCGCCTCCGCCCAGCAGCGGGGAGGCCAGTCCATCGAGGTGGCCGACTTCGACGAGGTCTCCGTGAGCCACGGCATCAAGGCCGAGGTGAAGGTGGGCCCCAAGTCCGTGCGCCTGGAAGGCCCGGCGGAGCTGGTCTCCCGAATCCAACTGGAAGTGGATGACGGGGAGCTCCACACCCGCGTGGACAAGAGCGCCTTCAACAAGTTCCGGGGCGGCAGTGTCCGCCTCTACATCAGCAGCCCGCGCATCGAAGGCATCCACGCCAGTGGCGGCAGCCGCGTGGACGCGGAAGCCAGCCGCACGGACAAGTTCGAGGTCGAGGCCAGTGGCGGCTCCATCGTCAAGGTGCGCGGCGTGGATGCGCGCCAGGTGGAGGCCGAGGCCAGTGGCGGCTCCGACGTCACGCTCTCCGGTCAGGCGACGGACCTGGACGTCGAGGTCAGCGGCGGATCCACGCTGCGCGCCCTGGACGTGAAGGGCGTGAAGACGCTGGACGCGGAGGCCAGTGGCGGCTCGCGCGTGGAAGCCGACGCCACCGAACGCATCAGCGGCGAGGCCTCGGGTGGCAGCACCCTCCAGCTCGTGTCTCGCCCGAGCCGGAACGAGGTCACCAGCAGCGGTGGCTCGCGCATCCTCTACAAGGACTGA
- a CDS encoding DUF429 domain-containing protein, which yields MKQRTLRGNHYTGTRMSESTPRFLGWDLTDPYARVPRPVDVADVDPHGRVRFTEHPWPAVSRTRGFDTGLLLEAFPLQTKDVLVIDGPQALARPGASVREAERLLHAPGRTPDVLPEPGRPFSGFVRGSVLLFAALHAQGRHPMLDMDTPALTQARLFEAFPGATWRALAVEKLGAKASRTGRAQRLAMLEARGLRFPSGLLPTHDQLDAALCAWLGWLTRTAPEHVTAVGAPLTVDAEGWLREGRILDVRRPWPSSA from the coding sequence TTGAAACAGCGCACCCTGAGGGGAAACCACTACACCGGCACCCGCATGTCCGAGAGCACCCCGCGTTTCCTCGGCTGGGATTTGACAGACCCCTACGCACGCGTCCCCAGGCCGGTGGACGTGGCCGACGTGGACCCGCACGGGCGGGTGCGTTTCACCGAGCACCCGTGGCCCGCCGTGTCGAGGACTCGCGGCTTCGACACGGGCCTGCTGCTGGAAGCCTTCCCTTTGCAGACGAAGGATGTGCTCGTCATCGACGGGCCCCAGGCCCTGGCCCGTCCCGGTGCCTCCGTGCGCGAGGCGGAGCGGCTGCTTCACGCGCCCGGGCGCACGCCCGATGTGCTGCCAGAGCCCGGCCGTCCCTTCAGCGGTTTCGTGCGCGGCAGCGTGTTGTTGTTCGCGGCGCTGCATGCCCAGGGAAGGCACCCCATGCTGGACATGGACACGCCCGCGCTCACGCAGGCCCGCCTCTTCGAGGCCTTCCCGGGAGCGACGTGGCGCGCGCTGGCTGTGGAGAAGTTGGGGGCGAAGGCCTCACGCACCGGACGCGCGCAACGGCTGGCGATGCTGGAGGCCCGGGGTCTTCGCTTTCCCTCGGGCCTGCTGCCCACCCATGACCAGTTGGACGCGGCGTTGTGCGCCTGGCTCGGGTGGCTGACGCGCACCGCGCCGGAGCATGTCACCGCCGTGGGCGCGCCCCTCACGGTGGATGCCGAGGGCTGGCTGCGCGAGGGCCGCATCCTCGACGTGCGCCGGCCCTGGCCTTCATCGGCCTGA
- a CDS encoding serine/threonine protein kinase translates to MPAEGFPIDFYRGERIGKYEVVTQLSVGGMAELFLGFTSGPGGFRKYVVLKRVLPDARDNAQFERMFLDEARITAAFNHPNIAQVFDLGQEDDGLYLAMEFIAGQNLNQITGACLRRKDQLPLGFTLSVARDVCMALHYAHTYTSPSGAPSPVIHRDVAQKNIMVTYDGVVKLLDFGIAKAKDSLERTSVGTVKGTTGYMSPEQVRGDKLDGRSDLFSVGVMMHELITGARLFSGKNERDEMMKILEAPIPWPSHVAPHVPEGVSKVVMQALERSREKRFATGRDMARAIEAVAGKMMLDAHDRAALMQELFTERMTATRVMLESADGTTSGVILESAKRALRSDDGPYLPERKDEATPQKGVAGMPRKPSRKVAAAQAPKKPASVDTNKTAAPVSRSSNVLWGGVLLAILGGGGFAAWHLAKALNETTEDEDASALRTLPTNDPNELLPLGPPTDAGEAHANAGPPAAPADEDSRPKTEPANARPTKGRGKLTLVVLPESDVFRGNKKLGRTPMFNVAMPAGEHELTIVGPDGKKRMLAVPIEAGATARFRLKLAEIPER, encoded by the coding sequence GTGCCGGCGGAGGGTTTCCCCATCGATTTCTATCGGGGCGAGCGCATCGGGAAGTATGAGGTCGTCACGCAGCTCTCCGTGGGAGGCATGGCGGAGCTGTTCCTGGGCTTCACGTCCGGGCCAGGCGGCTTTCGCAAGTACGTGGTCCTCAAGCGGGTGCTGCCGGACGCGCGGGACAATGCCCAGTTCGAACGCATGTTCCTGGACGAGGCGCGCATCACCGCGGCCTTCAACCACCCGAACATCGCGCAGGTGTTCGACCTGGGGCAGGAGGATGACGGGCTCTACCTGGCCATGGAGTTCATCGCCGGGCAGAACCTGAACCAGATCACCGGCGCGTGCCTGCGTCGCAAGGACCAGCTCCCGCTGGGCTTCACGCTGTCGGTGGCGCGCGACGTCTGCATGGCGCTGCACTACGCGCACACCTATACGTCGCCCTCCGGCGCCCCCAGCCCCGTCATCCACCGCGACGTCGCCCAGAAGAACATCATGGTGACGTACGACGGGGTGGTGAAGCTGCTCGACTTCGGCATCGCCAAGGCGAAGGACAGCCTGGAGCGCACCAGCGTGGGCACGGTGAAGGGCACCACCGGCTACATGTCCCCGGAGCAGGTGCGAGGCGACAAGCTCGACGGGCGCAGCGACTTGTTCTCCGTGGGCGTGATGATGCACGAGCTCATCACCGGCGCGCGCCTGTTCTCGGGCAAGAACGAGCGCGACGAGATGATGAAGATTCTCGAGGCGCCCATCCCCTGGCCCTCCCACGTGGCGCCGCACGTGCCGGAGGGGGTGTCCAAGGTGGTGATGCAGGCGCTGGAGCGCAGCCGTGAGAAGCGCTTCGCCACCGGCCGGGACATGGCCCGCGCCATCGAAGCGGTGGCGGGGAAGATGATGCTGGACGCGCATGACCGCGCCGCGTTGATGCAGGAGCTCTTCACGGAGCGCATGACCGCCACGCGCGTCATGCTGGAGTCGGCGGACGGCACCACCAGCGGCGTCATCCTGGAGTCCGCCAAGCGCGCGCTGCGCAGCGACGACGGGCCGTATCTCCCGGAGCGGAAGGACGAGGCCACGCCCCAGAAGGGGGTGGCGGGGATGCCGCGCAAGCCCTCGCGCAAGGTGGCCGCGGCGCAGGCCCCGAAGAAGCCGGCCTCGGTCGACACGAACAAGACCGCCGCTCCCGTGAGCCGCTCGTCGAACGTGCTCTGGGGGGGCGTGCTGCTGGCCATCCTGGGTGGTGGCGGTTTCGCCGCGTGGCATCTGGCGAAGGCGCTCAACGAAACCACGGAGGACGAGGACGCGAGCGCGCTGCGCACCCTGCCCACCAATGACCCCAATGAGCTTCTCCCCCTGGGGCCGCCGACGGACGCGGGTGAGGCGCACGCGAACGCGGGGCCGCCCGCCGCGCCGGCCGATGAGGATTCACGGCCGAAGACGGAGCCCGCGAATGCCCGTCCCACGAAGGGCCGGGGCAAGCTGACCCTGGTGGTGTTGCCGGAATCGGACGTTTTCCGTGGCAACAAGAAGCTGGGGCGCACGCCGATGTTCAACGTCGCGATGCCCGCCGGGGAGCATGAGCTGACCATCGTCGGCCCGGATGGGAAGAAGCGCATGTTGGCGGTGCCCATCGAGGCGGGGGCCACGGCGCGGTTCCGGCTGAAGCTGGCGGAAATCCCCGAGCGCTGA
- the gshB gene encoding glutathione synthase: MAPLTIGFLMDPLETVRVDHDSTFALMLEAQKRGHQVRYFEQGWLRFNGTCAEARMRHVTVRRELGRHFDIHDEAPHPMSSLDVLFMRKDPPVDAEFLHATQLVELCGTGRSPVFINEPSGIRDANEKLFALRYPDLMPDTRITGELPVLLDFIANNPAGTILKPVDGFAGKGILFLSSTDRNARSAVDLLTRGGREAVVAQAYIPESRQGDKRILLVDGDPVGGVLRVPSDDDHRGNMAAGGVPRKAVLTPRDLEICARLKPELVRRGLRLVGIDVLGGYLTEVNVTSPTGLVEANHLDNVCVEATVLDVAERLVAERAAG, from the coding sequence ATGGCCCCTCTGACCATTGGCTTCTTGATGGACCCGCTCGAGACGGTGCGGGTGGACCACGACTCCACGTTCGCGCTGATGCTCGAGGCGCAGAAACGCGGCCACCAGGTCCGCTACTTCGAGCAGGGCTGGCTGCGCTTCAACGGGACGTGCGCGGAGGCCCGCATGCGCCACGTCACCGTGCGCCGCGAGCTGGGGCGGCACTTCGACATCCATGACGAAGCCCCCCACCCCATGTCCTCGCTGGACGTGCTCTTCATGCGCAAGGACCCGCCGGTGGACGCGGAGTTCCTGCACGCCACGCAGTTGGTGGAGCTGTGCGGTACGGGGCGGTCGCCCGTCTTCATCAACGAGCCGTCGGGCATCCGCGACGCGAACGAGAAGCTCTTCGCGCTGCGCTACCCGGACCTGATGCCGGACACGCGCATCACCGGCGAGCTGCCGGTGCTCCTGGACTTCATCGCCAACAACCCCGCGGGCACCATCCTCAAGCCGGTGGATGGCTTCGCGGGCAAGGGCATCCTCTTCCTGTCGTCCACGGACCGGAACGCGCGCTCCGCGGTGGACCTGCTCACCCGGGGAGGCCGCGAGGCCGTGGTCGCCCAGGCGTACATCCCGGAGAGCCGGCAGGGCGACAAGCGCATCCTCCTGGTGGACGGCGACCCGGTGGGCGGCGTGCTCCGCGTCCCCTCCGACGACGACCACCGCGGCAACATGGCCGCGGGAGGCGTGCCCCGGAAGGCCGTGCTCACCCCCAGGGATTTGGAGATTTGCGCGCGGCTGAAGCCGGAGCTGGTGCGCCGGGGGCTGCGGCTGGTGGGGATTGATGTCCTCGGGGGGTATCTGACCGAGGTCAACGTGACGAGCCCCACGGGCCTGGTGGAGGCGAACCACCTGGACAACGTGTGCGTGGAGGCCACGGTGCTGGACGTGGCCGAGCGGCTCGTCGCCGAGCGCGCGGCGGGCTGA
- a CDS encoding PHB depolymerase family esterase has protein sequence MLKQRLRRPWPWSRFAGVSLAAGLSAAIAGCGPADESPVPPAETTLAEQQSPLLTQVTSFGSNPGNLQMFRHVPSGMPANAPLVVVMHGCTQRAAGMEGAGWSNAADVYKFYVLYPQQQSGNNMTSCFNWFEPGDINRDRGEALSIKQMVDTMKATYSIDPSRVFVVGFSAGGYMVPAMLASYPDVFSAGAIHSGGPYRCAESMNAGFSCMSPGVNRTPAAWGDLVRSAYPGYAGPRPRVSIWHGTSDYTVNVMNLTEAMEQWTNVHGIDQTPDTVETVGGFPRKVYRDGAGRALVETWELTGMGHGVAMDAQFQFPGGTGTAACGSVGAYLNDVNLCSVYHQAQFFGITGGGGGPTGDTTPPTVNVTAPANGATVSGTVNVTADAADAVGVTRVEFLVNGEVVSTDTQAPYAFAWNSAAVSNGRHTLGARAFDAAGNQATDNDTVVTVSNSGGPPAPVTVQFASILADDGYLKANADGSGAALGFMTNLALGRGTDGKYNRSFLSFDTSSLPDGATVTRAFLTVGYSSGSGDPWSTPVGNSLVIDVKTGTFNAANTEVADWAAAATASRVAVIDRFSAGTKNSADFSGAGLSAINKTGKTQLRLGFAQAQTATQYLFVRDGANAVLTVVYTP, from the coding sequence ATGCTCAAGCAGCGTCTTCGCCGTCCCTGGCCGTGGTCGCGTTTCGCCGGAGTGTCCCTCGCCGCGGGGTTGTCCGCGGCCATCGCGGGCTGTGGCCCCGCCGATGAATCCCCCGTCCCCCCCGCCGAAACCACTTTGGCCGAGCAGCAGAGCCCGCTCCTCACGCAGGTCACGAGCTTCGGCAGCAACCCCGGCAACCTGCAGATGTTCCGCCACGTGCCATCCGGCATGCCGGCCAACGCGCCGCTGGTGGTGGTGATGCACGGCTGTACGCAGCGCGCCGCGGGCATGGAGGGCGCGGGTTGGTCCAACGCGGCGGACGTCTACAAGTTCTACGTCCTCTACCCGCAGCAGCAGAGCGGCAACAACATGACCAGTTGCTTCAACTGGTTCGAGCCCGGTGACATCAACCGGGACCGGGGCGAGGCGCTGTCCATCAAGCAGATGGTGGACACGATGAAGGCCACGTACTCCATCGACCCGTCGCGGGTGTTCGTGGTGGGCTTCTCGGCCGGCGGCTACATGGTGCCGGCGATGCTGGCCTCGTATCCGGACGTCTTCTCCGCCGGCGCCATCCACTCCGGCGGTCCCTACCGCTGCGCCGAGTCGATGAACGCCGGCTTCAGTTGCATGAGCCCGGGGGTGAACCGCACGCCCGCGGCGTGGGGAGACCTGGTCCGCAGCGCGTACCCGGGCTACGCGGGTCCGCGCCCGCGCGTCAGCATCTGGCACGGCACCAGTGACTACACGGTGAACGTGATGAACCTCACCGAGGCGATGGAGCAGTGGACGAACGTCCACGGCATCGACCAGACGCCGGACACGGTGGAGACGGTGGGCGGCTTCCCGCGCAAGGTGTACCGGGACGGCGCGGGCAGGGCCCTGGTGGAGACGTGGGAGCTCACCGGCATGGGCCACGGCGTGGCCATGGACGCGCAGTTCCAGTTCCCCGGGGGCACGGGCACCGCGGCCTGTGGCTCGGTGGGGGCGTACCTGAACGACGTGAATCTCTGCTCCGTCTACCACCAGGCGCAGTTCTTCGGCATCACGGGTGGAGGCGGCGGCCCCACGGGGGACACGACGCCGCCCACCGTCAACGTGACGGCGCCGGCGAACGGGGCCACGGTGAGTGGCACGGTGAATGTCACCGCGGACGCGGCGGACGCGGTGGGTGTCACGCGGGTGGAGTTCCTGGTGAACGGCGAGGTGGTGTCCACGGACACGCAGGCGCCGTACGCGTTCGCGTGGAACAGCGCGGCGGTGTCCAACGGGCGGCACACGCTGGGGGCTCGTGCCTTCGACGCCGCGGGCAATCAAGCCACGGACAACGACACGGTGGTGACGGTGAGCAACTCGGGAGGGCCGCCGGCGCCGGTGACGGTGCAGTTCGCGAGCATCCTGGCGGATGACGGCTACCTGAAGGCGAACGCGGATGGCAGCGGGGCCGCGCTGGGCTTCATGACGAACCTGGCGCTCGGCCGAGGGACGGATGGGAAGTACAACCGGTCGTTCCTCTCCTTCGACACGTCGAGCCTCCCGGACGGGGCGACCGTCACGCGGGCATTCCTCACGGTGGGGTACTCGTCGGGTTCGGGGGATCCGTGGTCGACGCCCGTGGGGAACTCGCTGGTCATCGACGTGAAGACGGGGACGTTCAACGCGGCGAACACGGAGGTCGCGGACTGGGCGGCGGCGGCCACGGCGAGCCGTGTCGCCGTCATCGACCGGTTCAGCGCCGGGACGAAGAACTCCGCGGACTTCAGCGGCGCGGGGCTCTCCGCCATCAACAAGACGGGCAAGACGCAGCTCCGGCTCGGCTTCGCGCAGGCGCAGACGGCGACGCAGTACCTCTTCGTGCGTGATGGCGCGAACGCGGTGCTGACGGTCGTCTATACGCCGTAG
- the yjjJ gene encoding type II toxin-antitoxin system HipA family toxin YjjJ gives MATVEQLLTVLGRQVEIRGSELAAQLRVSRPTVSRLLASAGANVCRMGQGPATRYARARSITSLGTQIPLYRVDEAGRPHEEGTLHPLWNGGCWIEQEDGTGERFIGLPPFAADMSPQGYLGRGFALRHPELGLPPRITDWTEDHQLIALALRGDDCVGDRIIGAASLDRFLASPLRPATEGQYPELARSSMTSEAGSSAGGEQPKFTAYVEGRHVLVKFAASDDSAAAQRWRELLICEGLALDTVRAAGIPAAATRSLNVDGYQFLEVERFDRVGERGRKGLLSLKAIDNEYLGHDGKGSSWTSAARYLLQSEYIGAEDARRIRWLDTFGQLTANTDRHFGNLSFFEKGPKQFRLTPAYDMLPMMFAPVGTSIVERTFEPRPPTSETLDVWADAAQHALAYWNRLEQTQELSQAFREQCARCRDTLAELVRRAPV, from the coding sequence ATGGCGACCGTGGAGCAGCTCCTGACCGTCCTCGGACGTCAGGTCGAGATACGAGGGAGCGAACTGGCCGCACAGCTTCGGGTGTCACGCCCGACGGTGTCGCGGCTCCTTGCGTCGGCGGGAGCCAACGTCTGCCGGATGGGGCAGGGCCCCGCCACGCGCTATGCACGGGCTCGGAGCATCACGTCCCTGGGGACGCAGATTCCGCTCTACCGCGTCGACGAAGCGGGCCGTCCTCACGAAGAGGGGACTCTCCATCCCCTCTGGAACGGTGGCTGCTGGATTGAGCAGGAAGATGGCACAGGCGAGCGATTCATCGGGCTTCCCCCCTTCGCCGCGGACATGAGCCCTCAGGGGTACCTCGGCCGTGGCTTCGCTCTCCGCCACCCGGAGCTGGGACTTCCCCCTCGCATCACGGACTGGACGGAAGACCACCAACTCATTGCGCTCGCGCTCCGAGGCGACGACTGCGTCGGGGACCGCATCATCGGCGCGGCCTCCCTGGACCGGTTCCTCGCAAGCCCGCTTCGGCCGGCAACCGAGGGGCAGTACCCGGAGCTCGCCCGGTCCTCCATGACGAGCGAAGCGGGCTCCTCCGCGGGCGGCGAGCAACCCAAGTTCACCGCGTACGTCGAAGGGCGCCATGTCCTGGTGAAGTTCGCGGCCAGTGACGACAGTGCCGCGGCCCAGCGATGGAGAGAGCTGCTCATCTGCGAGGGCCTGGCGCTCGACACGGTCCGCGCGGCGGGGATTCCGGCCGCGGCCACACGCTCCCTCAACGTCGACGGTTACCAGTTCCTCGAGGTCGAGCGATTCGACCGGGTGGGCGAACGCGGGCGCAAGGGGCTGCTCTCGCTCAAGGCCATCGACAACGAGTACCTCGGTCACGATGGCAAGGGGAGCAGTTGGACCAGCGCGGCCAGGTACCTCCTCCAGAGCGAGTACATCGGCGCGGAGGATGCCCGGAGGATTCGCTGGCTCGACACCTTCGGACAACTCACGGCCAACACCGACCGGCACTTCGGCAACCTCTCCTTCTTCGAGAAGGGGCCGAAGCAGTTCCGGCTCACACCGGCCTACGACATGCTCCCGATGATGTTCGCCCCAGTGGGCACGAGCATCGTCGAGCGCACCTTCGAACCACGGCCTCCCACCTCGGAGACGCTCGACGTCTGGGCCGATGCCGCCCAGCACGCGCTCGCGTACTGGAACCGGCTGGAGCAGACCCAGGAACTCAGCCAGGCGTTCCGGGAACAATGTGCCCGGTGCAGGGACACCCTGGCGGAACTGGTGAGGCGGGCGCCGGTCTGA